CGAGCCACCGCCGGGACTCGGGTGTCCCAGACCTCAGGATTAACAGAAGAGGTTGGAGGGTCAACAAGTAACATTAGGAAGGCCCCTGACGTGGGGGCCGATCCTGGAGTCAGGTGAAGGGTGGCCTTCAGCTTAGCGAGTATATCTCTTCCCAAGAGAGGAGTAGGGCAAGAGGGGATGACCAAAAAGGAGTGGGTAAATAGGCAGGAATCTAATTGGCAGGACAGTGGTTGGGTTTGGAGTGGACACGAGGGTTGGCCGTCAATGCCCATAACCGAAACCTGGGAAGGACGTAAAGTGCCCCCGAAAGAGGAAAGGACCGAATAGGTAGCCCCCGTATCAACTAGAAAGTTGATGGACTTACCCGCTACCTGGAGCGTTACCCTAGGCTCGGCTTGGGTTATTGGGGTCCCCGAGTCTGGGCGGCATCAGTCATCATTGACGCTCAGCAGTTCCGAggccggaggagggcaggaggtctccctggggcGCTCTGGTCTCCGGCCCCTAGAGGTCGGAGCCCGAGAGGCCCGGGGACAGTCACTAGCCCAGTGTCCTCGTTGTTTGCACAACGGGCACGGCTTGGAAGGAGGCCGCGGATTGGGGCACATCttggcccagtgtccttcttgGCCGCACTTGAAGCAGGCCCCCGGAGGGGGGTTTTGGGGCCCTGAGCCCGTCGCCGGCCGGAGGGCTGCTACCAAGGCCTGAGTTTGCTGGTTTAGGAGGCTTGCCTGAAATTCGGCCTTTTGTTTGAGCCTTGCCTTTCggctggcctcagcagtttcttcacgggcgttataaactttaaaggccatttttaccaggtctcgaataggggtctgagggccgtcctcggccttggccagcttttttcggatgtcaggtgcGGACTGGGAGATAAAACGATTGGCCAAGGTAGCTGCCCCCATGGGGGACTCAGGGGACAGTCTGGTGTattgaacaagggcctcagtcagccgattaagaaacatggctgggttttcgtcgggcccctgagtcacctcatctagtttgaggaggtttacaaccttatgagaggacgtttccatcccatcgaggagacactctatcatatagcgtacccgcagctggccgccacccccttcctggtagttccaatcagggtcggtgtcaggaactgcctgagctcccggggggcgctcgggggaggggttggcacagtgccgctggtcggcctgagccctggctgccATCCAAATGGCCTGCCTCTCTTCGGGGGTGGTGGTAGACCCCAGGATGACATATATGTCCTGCCATGTTAAGGCATAGGCGCGGGTCAGACCAGTAAACTGCTTAATGTActgagtggggttggaggaaaaggatcccagcttggcctcgatctgtgctaagtcctggagagagaaggggacgtggACCTGGGCTAGACCCTCGGCTCCAGCCACTTGTCGCAGAGGGagtagcggggctgggggagggggaggggaggcaaccTGGGCTAGACCCTCAGCTCCGGCTACTTGTTGCAGAGGGagtagcggggctgggggagggggaggggaggcccctggagggttGCTATGGGAGCGAGTGTGGGAGCTAACCGGAGATGAGAAGGGAGTgacggggggaaggggaggatacaAGATAGGGGTAAGGGCCGGAGGATCTGGGGCCGGCGGTGAAGCCTCAGGGGCGGGAACAGGAGCAAAAGAGGCCGGAGTAGGGTTAGAGGGGGAGGGGTTAGGAGGGGCcggagaggagggggaagaggtAGGAGGGGCCggagtgg
This Dama dama isolate Ldn47 chromosome Y, ASM3311817v1, whole genome shotgun sequence DNA region includes the following protein-coding sequences:
- the LOC133053560 gene encoding uncharacterized protein LOC133053560; translated protein: MAARAQADQRHCANPSPERPPGAQAVPDTDPDWNYQEGGGGQLRVRYMIECLLDGMETSSHKVVNLLKLDEVTQGPDENPAMFLNRLTEALVQYTRLSPESPMGAATLANRFISQSAPDIRKKLAKAEDGPQTPIRDLVKMAFKVYNAREETAEASRKARLKQKAEFQASLLNQQTQALVAALRPATGSGPQNPPPGACFKCGQEGHWAKMCPNPRPPSKPCPLCKQRGHWASDCPRASRAPTSRGRRPERPRETSCPPPASELLSVNDD